In Corylus avellana chromosome ca2, CavTom2PMs-1.0, the following proteins share a genomic window:
- the LOC132170649 gene encoding calcium permeable stress-gated cation channel 1-like, translating into MASLKDIGVAAAINILSAFIFLVAFAILRLQPFNDRVYFPKWYLKGLRTDPTHSGAFVRKFVNLDFRSYIRFLNWIPDALRMPEPELIDHAGLDSAVYLRIYLIGLKIFVPIAFLTWAVLVPVNWTNSTLELAKINNVTSTDIDKLSISNIPVGSQRFWSHLVMAYAITFWVCYVLFKEYAKVASMRLQFLASERRRPDQFTVLARNVPPDPDESVSELVEHFFLVNHPDHYLTHQVVYNANKLAKLVQKKKKLQNWLVYYKNKYSRNSTKRPFMKTGFLGLWGKKVDAIEHHESEVEKLSKEIAAERERIADDPKSIMPAAFVSFKSRWGAAVCAQTQQSRNPTIWLTEWAPEPRDVYWPNLAIPYVSLSVRRLIIAVAFFFLTFFFMIPIALVQSLASLEGIEKAAPFLKPVIQKSFVNALITGFLPGIVLKLFLIFLPTILMIMSKFEGFISLSSLERRSASRYYLFNFVNVFLGSIITGSAFEQLDSFIHQSANDIPKTIGVAIPIKATFFITYIMVDGWAGIAGEILMLKPLIIYHLKNFFLVKTEKDREEAMDPGSLGFNTGEPRIQFYFLLGLVYATVTPVILPFIIIFFGLAYVVFRHQVINVYNQEYESAAAFWPDVHGRVITALVISQILLMGLLSTKKAAQSTPFLIALPVLTIWFHRFCKGRYEPAFIRYPLQEAMMKDTLERAREPNLNLKGYLQNAYIHPIFKACEDDEDEEEVLNEKWENESVIVPTKRQSRRNTPIPSKVSGGSSPSLPETVQELPQP; encoded by the exons ATGGCTTCACTTAAAGATATTGGAGTGGCAGCAGCTATTAACATTCTCAGTGCATTCATTTTCTTAGTGGCGTTTGCCATTTTAAGGCTTCAACCTTTCAATGATAGAGTGTACTTCCCGAAATGGTATCTTAAGGGTTTAAGAACGGATCCAACTCACTCTGGAGCATTTGTACGCAAGTTTGTCAATCTGGACTTCAGGTCATATATAAGATTTTTGAATTGGATACCAGATGCACTGAGAATGCCGGAACCTGAACTCATTGACCATGCAGGACTGGATTCTGCTGTTTACTTGCGGATTTACTTGATAGG ACTTAAGATCTTTGTTCCTATAGCCTTCCTTACATGGGCTGTCCTGGTGCCGGTTAACTGGACGAATAGCACTTTAGAGCTAGCCAAGATAAATAATGTAACTTCTACCGACATCGATAAgctctctatttcaaatatcCCAGTTGGATCACAAAG GTTTTGGAGTCATTTAGTGATGGCTTATGCCATTACCTTTTGGGTATGCTATGTGTTGTTTAAGGAGTATGCAAAAGTTGCGTCAATGCGGTTGCAGTTTCTTGCATCAGAAAGACGACGTCCTGATCAATTTACG GTCCTTGCCAGAAATGTTCCACCTGACCCTGATGAATCTGTAAGTGAGCTTGTGGAGCACTTTTTTCTAGTCAATCATCCGGATCACTATCTTACTCATCAG GTTGTATATAATGCAAACAAGCTTGCCAAATTGgtccagaaaaagaaaaagttgcagAATTGGCTTGTTtactacaaaaataaatattcaagAAATAGCACTAAGAGGCCCTTCATGAAG ACTGGTTTTCTTGGGCTTTGGGGAAAGAAAGTGGACGCAATTGAACATCACGAGTCTGAAGTTGAGAAACTGTCAAAAGAA ATAGCTGCAGAAAGGGAAAGGATTGCAGACGATCCAAAATCTATCATGCCTGCAGcatttgtttctttcaaaaGTCGTTGGGGTGCTGCTGTTTGTGCCCAAACTCAACAATCCAGAAACCCAACTATTTGGTTAACAGAGTGGGCTCCAGAGCCACGTGATGTATATTGGCCAAACCTAGCTATTCCATATGTTTCTCTCTCAGTTAGAAGGCTAATTATAGCTGTTGCATTCTTCTTCTTGACCTTCTTTTTCATGATCCCCATTGCATTGGTACAATCTCTTGCAAGTCTTGAGGGCATTGAGAAAGCAGCACCATTCTTGAAGCCTGTTATTCAAAA GTCCTTCGTTAACGCACTCATCACAGGTTTTCTACCTGGGATTGTATTGAAGCTATTCCTTATCTTTCTGCCAACCATATTGATGATCATGTCTAAATTTGAAGGATTTATATCTCTATCATCTCTAGAAAGGAGATCAGCCTCTAGATATTATCTTTTCAACTTTGTGAATGTTTTCCTCGGGAGCATAATTACTGGAAGTGCATTCGAACAGCTAGATTCATTTATTCACCAATCAGCAAACGA CATTCCTAAAACAATTGGTGTGGCGATTCCAATCAAAGCAACTTTCTTCATAACTTATATTATGGTTGATGGATGGGCTGGTATAGCTGGGGAAATTTTAATGTTGAAGCCTCTTATAATTTACCACTTGAAGAATTTCTTCTTGGTGAAGACTGAAAAGGATAGGGAAGAGGCGATGGATCCTGGAAGTCTTGGTTTCAACACAGGAGAACCTCGTatacagttttattttttgttgggcCTCGTATATGCTACAGTGACACCTGTTATCCTTCCTTTCATAATCATTTTCTTCGGCCTTGCTTATGTTGTGTTCCGTCATCAG GTCATAAATGTTTATAACCAAGAGTATGAGAGTGCTGCAGCATTTTGGCCTGATGTCCACGGGCGTGTTATAACTGCATTGGTGATTTCTCAAATACTTCTTATGGGATTGTTGAGCACAAAAAAGGCTGCCCAGTCAACACCATTTCTCATTGCTCTTCCAGTTCTAACCATATGGTTCCATAGGTTCTGCAAAGGTCGTTATGAACCAGCATTTATTAGATACCCATTACAG GAAGCAATGATGAAAGATACTCTAGAACGTGCAAGGGAACCAAACCTGAACTTAAAAGGCTATCTTCAAAATGCATATATACATCCGATTTTTAAAGCTTgcgaagatgatgaagatgaggaggagGTTCTTAATGAAAAGTGGGAGAATGAGAGTGTGATTGTACCCACAAAGCGCCAATCCCGAAGGAATACACCGATTCCCAGTAAAGTTAGTGGAGGATCCTCCCCATCTCTGCCCGAGACTGTTCAAGAACTTCCACAGCCCTAA